The following are encoded in a window of Paenibacillus polymyxa genomic DNA:
- a CDS encoding aminoglycoside adenylyltransferase domain-containing protein, protein MKKHFKDEKLQETLRIFIQDIRAIFGDKLTSVYIYGSSLHNDLSPGYGDLDFLALLSENITMEEITRLNEQRVIYRNVLVDLYTDMLEGAFLPYKLIFGEQGRALWWGTRGERMWEKNQLDTFTMYSIKKQGLLIYGDLQEHIFPEITKEEIKGFLIEFSLCMKEHGKGGSLHSIDWLLLAAKFIGWLREEIIFSKSQAADWGLRHITSDWKEHLLKCKELRKEPMEADSQEYTEWLNKLDSVIIEASKDLDREIEEGANIL, encoded by the coding sequence TTGAAGAAACACTTTAAAGATGAAAAACTTCAAGAAACTCTTCGTATTTTCATTCAGGATATACGAGCTATATTCGGGGATAAATTAACTAGTGTTTACATATATGGTTCATCGTTACATAACGATTTGAGTCCTGGTTATGGAGATTTGGATTTTTTAGCTTTGCTTTCTGAGAATATTACTATGGAAGAGATCACGAGATTGAATGAACAGAGGGTCATATATAGAAATGTATTGGTAGATCTATATACCGATATGTTGGAAGGTGCATTTTTACCATATAAGTTGATTTTCGGCGAACAGGGACGAGCATTGTGGTGGGGAACGAGAGGAGAACGGATGTGGGAGAAGAATCAACTCGATACATTCACAATGTATTCAATTAAGAAACAAGGACTTTTAATATACGGAGATTTACAGGAACATATTTTTCCTGAGATCACAAAGGAAGAAATAAAAGGATTTCTTATAGAATTTTCTCTATGTATGAAGGAACATGGCAAGGGTGGAAGTTTACATTCAATAGATTGGTTGCTATTAGCTGCAAAATTCATAGGTTGGTTACGTGAGGAAATAATATTTTCAAAAAGCCAAGCTGCTGATTGGGGACTAAGACATATTACCTCTGATTGGAAGGAACATTTATTGAAATGTAAGGAATTGAGAAAGGAACCTATGGAAGCAGACTCTCAAGAATACACCGAGTGGTTGAATAAATTAGACTCAGTAATAATTGAAGCATCAAAGGATCTAGATAGAGAAATCGAAGAAGGCGCCAACATCTTATAA
- a CDS encoding YfiT family bacillithiol transferase — translation MDQIKYPIGQFQPKNNLSNDEIINLIKQIPELIKRLNTLLSGLEQYQLETPYRPNGWTVRQVIHHLADNDMNAYLRFKRGLTENNPLANTYREDLWGELIDYKKLPVENSLSLIEVLHHRFLVLLNELSIEDYKRTIQTEVLGIITLETAIQRFIWHNKHHASQIENLIRREKWKDI, via the coding sequence ATGGATCAAATCAAATATCCGATTGGTCAATTTCAACCCAAAAACAATCTTTCAAATGATGAAATAATAAATCTTATTAAACAAATTCCTGAACTAATTAAGCGATTAAATACATTGCTGAGTGGTCTCGAACAATACCAATTGGAGACTCCGTATCGGCCGAATGGTTGGACAGTAAGGCAGGTCATACATCACTTAGCTGATAATGATATGAATGCGTACCTAAGATTTAAAAGAGGATTAACTGAAAATAATCCATTAGCAAATACATATAGAGAAGATCTGTGGGGAGAATTAATTGATTACAAGAAGTTGCCCGTAGAGAATTCGCTATCACTTATTGAAGTATTGCATCATCGCTTTTTGGTGTTGCTGAATGAACTTAGTATAGAAGACTATAAACGGACTATACAGACTGAAGTATTAGGAATAATTACATTAGAGACAGCTATACAAAGATTTATTTGGCACAACAAACACCATGCATCCCAAATCGAAAACCTAATAAGAAGAGAGAAATGGAAAGACATATAA
- a CDS encoding NUDIX domain-containing protein, whose translation MKRSHDASGIIIIDEHNRVLLVHQTYGKKQWSVPGGVVEEGESVWDGARRELKEEVNIEVNEMDLSGIYFMSHRNGYIYTFKSDGYVGRIEVDNKEIDEYGFFDIDNLPRPISNFTVERLIDAVTNNKTVFKDQHIDNYLVIE comes from the coding sequence ATGAAGCGATCCCATGATGCCTCAGGAATTATCATTATTGATGAGCATAATAGAGTGCTATTGGTTCATCAAACATATGGAAAGAAACAATGGTCTGTACCAGGCGGAGTAGTAGAAGAAGGGGAATCAGTATGGGATGGTGCAAGAAGAGAACTGAAGGAAGAAGTCAATATTGAAGTCAATGAAATGGATTTATCAGGTATCTATTTTATGTCTCATCGGAATGGATACATTTATACTTTTAAGTCAGATGGATATGTTGGTCGCATAGAAGTTGATAATAAAGAAATAGATGAATATGGATTTTTTGATATTGATAATTTACCAAGACCGATTTCAAATTTTACAGTAGAAAGATTGATAGATGCAGTAACGAACAATAAAACCGTATTTAAAGATCAACACATTGATAATTACCTCGTAATAGAATGA
- a CDS encoding GNAT family N-acetyltransferase — protein MSEKEFEQFKEWSVNDYAKDLIKSKMSSDKDAYKCAEKEFNELLPMGLSTKNNFLYVMINHSLEKIGFIWYEKENTSGFICDFLVMQNYRNKGYGFKTMKLIEKNAKDKGIRKLRLSVFKFNEPAYNLYNKLKYKVVEDNDGNVIMEKILEN, from the coding sequence ATGTCAGAAAAGGAATTTGAACAATTTAAAGAGTGGTCTGTTAATGACTATGCAAAAGATTTAATCAAATCTAAAATGAGTAGCGATAAAGATGCTTATAAATGTGCTGAAAAAGAATTCAATGAACTACTTCCGATGGGTTTATCAACAAAAAATAATTTCTTATATGTAATGATAAATCATAGTTTAGAAAAAATTGGTTTTATTTGGTATGAAAAAGAGAATACATCAGGATTCATTTGTGATTTTTTGGTTATGCAAAATTACAGAAATAAGGGATATGGATTTAAAACTATGAAATTGATTGAGAAGAATGCCAAAGATAAAGGAATTAGAAAACTCAGACTTAGTGTATTTAAATTCAATGAACCAGCCTACAATCTATATAATAAACTAAAATATAAAGTAGTTGAGGACAATGATGGAAATGTGATAATGGAAAAAATACTTGAGAACTAA
- a CDS encoding helix-turn-helix domain-containing protein has translation MISYKPFQKLLIDREIKKQDLLKMTGISSATMAKLNTNEYVSLEVIDKLCAALGCQPGDLLEHIAEQ, from the coding sequence ATGATTAGTTATAAGCCTTTTCAAAAATTATTGATCGACAGGGAGATTAAGAAGCAGGATTTATTGAAAATGACGGGTATTTCGTCTGCTACAATGGCGAAACTCAATACAAACGAATATGTATCGTTAGAAGTGATTGATAAATTATGTGCGGCTTTAGGTTGTCAGCCAGGAGATTTATTGGAACATATAGCAGAACAATGA